The DNA sequence ctagatctcaaccccatagaaaatctttggagggagttgaaagtctgtgttgcccagcaacagccccaaaacatcactgctctagaggagatctgcatggaggaatgggccaaaataccagcaacagtgtgtgaaaaccttgtgaagacttacagaaaacatttgacctctgtcattgccaattaagggtatataacaaagtattgagataaacttttgttattgaccaaatacgtattttccaccataatttgcaaataaattaattttaaaatcctgcaatgtgattttctggatttttttttctcattttgtctgtcatagttgaagtgtacctatgattaaaattacaggcctctgtcatatttttaagtggaagaacttgcacaattgatggtTGACAATGCTTTTTTgcccccactgtacatacatcaAACATTAACTGTATTACCTCTTTCGTATTACTTTTTATTTCATGAAATCCATGGAGCTGTAAAAGTTTCATTAATGTGCTTCTATGAGAGGTCATCTCCCAACCAGTGGAATGAGCTTATTCAACATCTAAAAAGAGATCAAATAGGATAATAGGATATTGCCTGGTGGATTGATTCTCAATGATGCTGGTATAGAAACCATTtcaataaaaatattttaaaaacaacaatCTGTAAACTGTAAGAGATTAAATAGAATGTGTTAACTGTCTCCCTCGTCATCATCATCCGCCTTGATCACTGGGTTCcctaaagaggagagatggagaccaAAGCTGTAAGGATTGTTGACACATCAATAGCAAAAACTACTGAAATAAGCAATGTGAAATGACAGCAGGCTGTTCTATACGGAGCCACACTATTTAAAGATAGGCTCAAAATAGTGTACTTTGGATCAGCCCGATAGTAAGTAAGTAGCTTAGGATGACATCAATACAGTCCTAGGAATATAGCATCCTATTAGAGAAAACAAATAGAAGGTGGACAGTCTTACCATCTAGTTTCTTCAGCTTGGGCAGCCTCTTGGTGGCCTCTTCTAGCCAGTTCCCCTCAGCGGAGTACTTCTCCTCCAGGGGGTTTCCAACAAACACCATGTCCACTAAGGATGGAAGGTCAGCTAGCTTCACGAACTCAGCTGTAATGGAAAACCACAGTTGTAATGGCGACCATCAAACATGTTATCAGAATTGACTTTATTCATGAGGCAGGCATGATGATGAGGATATTACCATTGTAATTACCACTCTAAGGTGGGACATTTTTTCCACCGtccacaacacagagacacagaagtGACTGTGtatgcagcgaaatgcttatctTCCTAGTTCGTATTGATCAATTCagtaaataacacacacacacaataataaaaaatgtaaaacaatcACATTTAGTACAGCAGGAGATATATAaatagtacagttgaagtcagaagtttacattcaccttagccaaatacatttaaactcagtttttcacaattcctgacatttaatcagagtaaaaagtccctgtcttaggtagttaggatcaccactttattttaagaatgtgaaatgtcagaataatagtagagagaatgatttatttcagcttttatttctttcatcatattcccagtgggtcagaagtttacatacactcagttagtatttggtcgcatttgaagatcttcatctggttgcaatcacaagggtcccagctacataacaaatggtccttttgttcgatgaagtcctTTTTCATATATAAAAAAAAGTATGTTTAAATGGCGCGCTTGACTcagtaatccaccggtttccctcgttcaaaatgcatacaaaatgaatcccgtAAGTTACCGATAAACTTCTTCTGAACAAGTCAAACAACAACAttcctaatcaatcctcaggtacccttttatataaataaacaatcaaatttaagacggagaataccAGAGaccattaccggagataaatatcGAAGTATGCGCACTCACCGGAACGCGCTACAAACACTACAGACAAAATAGGAGCCATTTAGAAaaactacaaaaaaaacaagcctgaaactctttctaaagactgttgacatctagtggaagccccaggaactgcaatctgggaggacttcCTTTTATATTCCCCATTCCCAGCCATTGTAATCAGAGGtgagctgaaaaaaaaaaaatctggatGGATTGTTCttgggtttttgcctgccatatcagttctgttatactcacagacattattttaacagttttggaaacattagagttttctatccaatactaccaattaCATGcacatcctagcttctgggcctgcgtaacaggcagttaacttagggcacctcattcatccaaacttccgaatactgccccctagcccgaagaagttttaaaggcacagtcaactaagtgtatgtaaacttctgacccactggaattgtgatacagtgaattataagtgaaataatctgatagtaaacaattgttggaaaaatgacttgtgtcatgcacaaagtagatgttctaactgacttgccaaaactatagtttgttaccaagaaatttgtggagtggtttaaaaattagttttaatgactccaacctaagtgtatgtaaacttccgacttcaactgtatgtaaacattattcaagtgaccagtgttccatgactaTGTGCATAGGGCAACATGGCACACTCTTGGCCCATGGATATGAAACCATTGCCTACCCCACTCCTTGACTAGGTTGTTAGACATGTAGAGGACCTTGAGCTTCTTCATAACATGAATTCCTTTTAGCTTCTCTATCAGGTTGTAGGAAATCCACAGTTCCTCTAGCGTGTCACCAACAGCCTCCTGCAGACAGTACAAGGTGATTTAATTTCCTAATCCTATGCAAGAACATTATTGGGCTAAGATTACAACATAGCAACAAGTAATATAGTAGATCACAAAAATGCCATAATCACCAGTCCGTTTAGATTTTTGATGTTGTTTCGCCCTAGTGATAATATCCGTAGGTTTTCTGTGAGATAGAGAAAAGGCACCACGTCTCAGCTTTTTAAATGATTACACATTTTACACCTTCTCTCCGTTTACATTAAAAGGCCCTAGGTTGAAGTGTTGTTTCCATGAAGACACATCAGTGTGACGCATACTCACTGAGGCCATTCAAGTTGGCAATTTTCTCAATGCAGTTTGTAGACAGGGACAATTTCCTGTTCAGAAGAACACAGTGACAGGAAGTGGAGAATCAACACAGTGATCGGAAGTGGAGAATCAGATTTATAGAAGAAAAGAACAGCAGCATAACATTattatagagtgtgtgtgtgaccacccATCTATTGAAATAGGTTTCAGACCAAAGCTGGATAAAGTTTCACAGATGAGAATCAGATTTATGAATGAATAGAGCCCCAGATATTCCTATATTGAATTACCATCCTTGTACTATGAAATTAGGTCTCAGAAATAAGAGGAATAAGGTTTCACTCACTCGCAGTTGatgagggtggagagagaagcaTCCATCTTCTCAATAGGAGGAATCTGACCATACAGCTTGACTGCTTTCGCCTCCCCCACCTTCTCTCCTGCCTTCTCCTCCTGTTGAAATCACACAAGGTCGCCAACTGTTCTCCTTTTTTATGTAGGAGAGAACTAGACTGGTCCaaaatctgtttgtgctgtaaTGCCAAATCCTATTGGCAATTGCCATGAGAGTTAACAAAACAGCACAAACATAActtatctgggaccaggctaagagaGAGCTCTGATGCACTTACCCATTTCACAAGGGCTTCTTTTATGGTTGTTGGTTTTGCCTGTGAAACAATAATACAAACTTCTAGTTCAACTGATAAAATCTCAGTCAGTAGTCATGCAAATCCATCAGCTAATCGTGCAGCTATACTGTTGCAGCTATGACCGGCCTTTGCATTAGATACGTTTACAACAGCGTTATGCCTAGCTTATTTTAATGTAATAAATGCTACCACTGACAAACAACTGTCAGTTATAGAAGTGAATCATGCACAAATCAATCATTCAGATCCTAGCAAAGCTAACGTAAACAGAACATAGCACCCTAACGTTAGTTAAGTGTCTTTAGCTAACGTTAATAGCTCACGTTAGGTAGcaagccagctaacgttagcagtAGCTGGACACACACGAGTTGATCTTCATACTGTCAAGCTGTCAAACTGATGCAATATATTAACGTTATGTTACATTCACAAGATCACGGCTGGAGAATGATTGCTATTTCCTAGCAGACAGGTTACGGGAGAGACTACATGTACACAGCTAACGCTTAAACGTAAAAACCTTAGAAATTATGAATCGAAATATCGGTTTGGGCGTCAGGTGTGTCCTTTCAGCCCTTTCCCAGGTTAACATTAACTAACGTCGTtcagctagctaaagttaacgCCTTAGGTGGGGCTGAGACTCGTTGCTGCCTCGTTCGTGTTTATGGCAGTAGCTAGCAAACATTTAATAGTACTATAGCTACAATGTCaacattgttttttttgtttttttgaatGCAAAATAATCTTTCAAGATAGCAAGTTACTGATAAATGACATTCACAAAATATTTTATGAGCCAAACAACTCACCATGTTGTCTTCTCCGGTTGCTATGACACAGACTGACGCTTCACAAGTCACGACGCATGTGCAGGAGCTCGAGCAAACATCTTTCCCACGCCCGCTACCAaaaccctcctcctcatcttctttttcttcttcttcttatttttcctccttcttcttctttggtattATGGCGGTCAACAAACAAATGTTATAAGTGCATGCCGCCACCGACTGTATTGGCTGTGTATCATCCTACTGTTATGTTAAATCTTTACACTGTGAAAAAATTGTCCTACCAACTAATACTGCACCCactaaaacctcaccactattcCACGGAGATCGGGCTGCCAACTGAGAATTCGTAGGGGATCGGGAAAAAAACACTGCCTTCCATTCTACTagctaacatgcaatcattggaaaataaaattgaagaCGTACGAGTTAGattaccaacgggacattaaaaactgtaatatcttatgcctCATCAtatgttcatcatatatgcatagtcactttaaccatacctacatgtacatactatctcaaaaagcctgactaaccggtgtctgtatatagccttgctactgttattttcaaatgtctttatactgttgttttatttctttactaacctacacacacataccttttttgcgcactattggttagagcctgtaagtaagcatttcactataaggtctacggcgcacgtgacaaatacattttgatttgattcacagagtcgtggctgaacgatgacattattaacatacagctggctggttatatgctgtatcggcaggatagaacatcGGTGTCTGATAAGACAAGGGGGCAGACTAtttatatttgtaaacaacagcaggtgcatgatatctaaggaagtctcaaggtttttctcgcctgaggtagagtatctcatgataagctgtagaacaCACTATcgacctagagagttttcatctgtatttttcggagctgtctacataccaccacagacgctggcactaagacctcactCAATGAACTGTATTCCgcaatttaaatgttttaattttttaaatgtcacctttatttaaccaggtaggccacaaatgcgacctggccaagataaagcaaagcagtgcgacaaaaacaacaacaaagagttacacatgggataaacaaacgtacagtcaataacacaatataaaaatgtgtatactgtgtgtacaaatgaagtaaggaggtaagtggcaaagtaattacaatttagcgattaacactggagtcatagatgtgcagatgaggatgtgcaagtagaaatactggtgtgcaataagcaaacaggaaaatgttcatccagaggcggcgctcctagtggccgaggactttaatgcagggaaacttaaatccatttaccaaatttctatcagcatgttaaatatgcaaccagagagaaaaaaactccagaccacatttactccacacacagatacgctgacaaagctctccctcgccctccatttggaaaatcaaaccataattctatcctcctgattcctgcttacaagctaatatttaagcaggaagcaccagtgactcggtcattaagaaagtggtcagaagaagcagatgctaagcaacaggactgttttgctggcacagactggaatatgttctgggattcttccaatggcattgaggagtacaccaaatctgtcattggcttcatcaataattgCATCGacgatgtcatccccacagtgaccgtacatacataccccaaccagaagccatggattacaggcaacatccacaccgagctaaaggctagagctgccgctttcaaggagctgcagctcaaacaggcaaagtgtcaatacaggactaagatcgatgCATATTTTgcatattatctatgcatagtcaccttaataactctacctacatgtacatattaccacaactaaccagtgcccccgcacattgactctgtactctaTATAGTCTtcctattgttattttactgcttctctttaactacttgttccttttattttttattcttattcctattttttaaactgcattgttggtaatGGGCTTCTAggtaagcattccactgtaaggtctacacatgttgtattcggcacatgtgactaatacaatttgatttgatctgatctGATCCTACTCTAGGCCAACAGACAAGGTATTCGCAGTCTCACCATTGCCATCGGGTCTACGTCTCAACAAACAATATTATTTTGTTTGTAGCGTAGGTAAGTACACCTCAAACTAAGGTGTTAGGGGAATACTCAGTAGACGAATATCTGATCTTGACAGTGCCATTCTTATGTTTTCACATTATCTCACTTCCTTCCGGTGTCTTACCACACCCCTCCCCAAAAATATACATTTGTGTAAGGACCGATgccggagatgagaagcaggtactgGGAGTCAACATTTAATAAGGAACAGGCATGAAACAAGACAGGCACAGTGTTCGACAAACAATGCTGAAGCggggaacagagcaggggaacagacagatagatataagggaggtaatgacagaggtgattgagtccaggtgagccCAATAATCGCTGTGACGGGGGAAGGCcggtgtgtgtaatgatgtttgcaggagtgtgtaatgctggggaacctggcgccctcgagcgccaggggggaagagcgggagcaggcatgaCACATTTGTATCCCATTCTGTTCAGGAGGATATTAGTGGATTCATATGTAACAATGTTGTATTTATTTTGATGGTTTGTTTACTTACTAAACCGGGATGAGCTTTTATATCTTTCATTTTGAACATCAACATTTAAACTGTGAAAATGCATTTTATCAATACATTGGCCATTCacttaaaacatttttattttttatttttttacatgttatgCACTATGACAACTTGCAGGAAAAGTTTGAAACCCTGGCCTCTCAACAATGGCTGTATTACAACGTTATTACCACTGGATGGAACTAGCACAACAGTGTTGGTTTATGAAAACAAGACCACTTTCTGTGGCTATGCTATCTAGTGTATACTAGAGTAACAGGCCTATAGGTTATTTGGCTAGCTTCTTCCAGGTGTACATTTGCCAAACAGTCGAGGTTGTTTTACAAAAAGTGCATTATTGGCAAGCATAGAACATTGAGCGTTTCTAATTTACCAGGGTTTATGACTATATGGCTGCGGTTCAGGGCCCATATTAaaaaagtgtctcagagtagtaGTGTCTGGTCTAAGATTGGATCCTCCCTATTCATGtagtcttattcattatgatttaaaaggcaaaactgatcctataCCAATACTCTTAGTAATCTGGTGTACTTTATGAATACAGGCACAGTGTGCTGCTGTTAGAAATGTTATCTTAGGGCAGGTATTAGGGAAATGAGTCTGTCCAAATGATTTGCATATCATAAAGGGACTATAACATAATGGTTGTTTGGACAGTGTCAGCTTAATGTCAGGGAAAGGTTCGTTAGCCAATAAAGCGTCTGTTTCCTGGACAGTATGCTAAACAGATGCCATGACATGATGTACACCCACCTGCCACCGACTCTTTCAAAGTCTGGGATAAAATCCACGTTTATAGCTTGTGAAATAACCTAGTCCTAGTCCTACTCCTGTATACCTGACCACACTTAGATTTTTTTCTTGCAAAAAGGGGACCCTAAAAGGGTTCATCCGctgcaggtagaacccttttggttccaagtagaacagttttgggttccatgtagaaccctttccacagaaatTGAGTTTTATGATTGCACACTATCTTCAGATTTTTCAGAGCCTCACAAATAAATATAATTAAGACACATGCTTGTTGAGCTGTTCAATTTGAGCTGTTCAATTTCAAAGTATATTCTGGTAATATCAAATAGCCTCATATAAAAAGGGTAGAACACAATAAAGTTCAAACGGTTCCGATTTTTAAAATGACGACGCATCATTGTCGCCTAGTCCAGAAGACTGGATGGAGTGTGAGCAGATCGAACCGGTCATTGAATTGACGCAAGCATGCGCAATGGGGCTCTGTGGCAATTCGAGTCTCCTCATTAGAAGCCAAGCATAGCGGAGTGACTACTCGTCAGGCGCGCAGCACTCCTTCTCCTACCCAGTTCCTGTTTCCGCCTTCTGTCTTCAGACAGTTTACAACTCAAAGCATCCTGTTCAGGCAGAATATAAACCTTGAAGAAATGCAAGCTCAATGAGATAAAGCCAGGTAAGCCAATTTCTTATACATTGTGTTGCAGACAATAGGAATTGGTGTCTGCGCcgtctcccttctccctccatccctggcCTGTTGCTATTTGCGTGCTGCGACCGCAGCCGAGAGGTAACAAAATAGCGGACACGGATTTACACTAACGAGTTGTCGGACAAGGTTCGGATAGAATTCGCATCTTCCTTATGAAAGTCATTCATGCACAGGAAGTTTTCGGAGAGGAATTCGTTCAGTTTTGCTACATTGTGCATATAATGGTTATGTTCATTAACATTTGATTAGGTATGAGAAATACAATTCAATCACCATCCAGGGGCAATGAACTGCGACGTTTCTCCATCTTACGTCTTTAAATGAATAATGCTGTATTGACATAAGACGCTCACATTTACCAAGAATGACAAGTGTATTGTGACGCTTTCTTATAAACAAACGAAATGCTTATGTTTTGTGTGGCTATATTGGACCGTTATTTTGTGAAGTCAGCCTGCATCGGCCGCTGCCTCCTTGTCCGTCTTGCTGGGTCGAATCAAAGCAGATCGTGAGCCACCCCGCTATTTTTTAGACATTGGTTGAAACCGATGAAAAGTAGCCTAACCTACCTCTTTTGGGGAAACGCATTCAGTTGTGTTTGTGCTGTTGACCCACCATAGACTAGAGTTGAGTAAAACGCATATAATGTTGATGTTGCTATTTGTTATTAGTAGGTCATAAATCAGAACGTTAActgatacacaaacacacacatgctcgcacgtacacgcacgcacacaaacacacacacaaacacaatctgTTCTTAGTGTTTTTGTTGTCATAGCTGGTGGCTGAGAATGTTTCTCCCATACTGTGTTCATTGTTTACACTTTGTTTTGGACCCAACTCAGTAATCATGCTATGCTCTACTACATGATTATTTCATTTCACATGGTTTCATTCCCTGACCGCTGTGTTATTACCACATACCACAGTAGGACGGACTTGTAGTAAAATAGATAGATAAGCCTATAGGTCTATTTGCATGTGCACATCTAACAGACTTAACCTTTGAACTCAATGAAACCCCTGTGGTCAGTTATGATCAACTGGCTCACAGCTGGTGGATCTGAAATAGGATATCTTGAGATGTAAACATGCAATTAGGGACTGGAGCCCGGGCCAACTTGCCTGGTCCATCTGTGGGATAGTAGCCATCGAATGACTCTTCAATCCGGACACATTACTGTGTGAGTGGTATGCCCATAATAAAGTAGTATATAGCCTTTAATGTAGGCTAGTATTAGGCCTTTATTGTAGGCTAGTACTAGGCCTTTAATAGTACTAGATAGTACTAGATAGTACTAGGCCTTTAATATAGGCTGGTATTAGGCCTTTATTGTAGGCTAGTACTAGGCATTTAATATAGGATAGTACCAGGCATTTAATGTAGCCTTGTATTAGGCCTTTAATGTAGGCTAGTATTAGGCCTTTAATGTAGCCAAGTATTAGGCCTTTAATGTAGGCTAGTATTAGGCCTTTAATGTAGCCTAGTATTAGGCCTTTAATGTAGCCTAGTATTAGGCCTTTATTATAGGCTAGTACTAGGCCTTTATTCTAGGCTAGTATTAGGCCTTTATTATAGGCTAGTGTAATGCATTTAATGCTAGAATTCTGACCATTTCATATCTTTGATGTGCTTCAGAATTGAGAAATGATAGCATTTCACAGCTTAATTTGTCTCAGAGAATTGAGATGATATTCTGCTAAATCAAATGTCCCGCTTTGCCAAGCGTACCACAATAATGATCTATGTAATGTGAATGTCTCGTTCTGTCCTCTGTTTGGGGTGATTGCACAACGTTTCATTATATTAACAAGGCCTTTGTATGCACAATTGCCAATTCATAAATCTTTAATTTCCTGTAACTATTCACTCTACCCCGTTACAGACTATATTAATTAAGTAAACCACAATGATGACAGAGGCTACACCCCATTCTGATTCAGATTTTCTTCACATTTGAGTTTTTTTCAATCATCTGACAGATTCAAGtcacaggaaagagagagggtgtgaaTGGTTGAGAGACAACAGTGTGGTCATTTTACCTTATTTGAATTATTCCCAGTATGTATAGTGGATATCCTGGACACTATAGTAATGGTTACACTTGAAAGCACCTGGCCTACCACATGACCAGTTTAATTTGTCTCATAGGCAATAGAAGACTGAATAAGACCCTGCTTGTCATGCTCATTTTATACTAATCATATTTCACATGTATTACATGGTTCAAAACTGACCCAGGTTGTCCTTGTTGAAAATGCTTGATTGTGAAGGGAGTGACCAACAGCAACTTAGACCTTGGACTGGCTGTCAAGTATGGCTAACAGTAACAACACACTTGATGTACGTGATCTGCTGCTACCCAACGCATGCAGGAAGTTAATATTGTGCTTTGTTGAAGTAGCAACTGCCCATTGTGACCATACTAGAAAAGCTTTTATGTTATTGAgatttgagatcatttcctttcAAACTCTACACTTGATCATGCCCTCTAAATGAAAAGCCATTTCCACTTGCCTGTATTTGTATAGTGACTGCATGTTACTGCAAATTACTAAAATGTATATAGGGGTAGGCtatataatagatagatagatagatagatagatagatagatagatagatagatagatagatagatagatagatagatagatagatagatagatagatagatagatagatagatagatagatagatagatgtacacTGTGAATTTTAAAAAGTCagttttttaaaatgtgtttttaactAATACAAACATCACCATGTGAAGATATTTGTAAATGTGttctatgtacagtaccagtcaaaggttttgacacacctactcataatagaataatagtgaagacatcaaaactatgaaataacacatatttgagattcttcaatgtagccaacctttgccttgatgacagctttgcacactcttggtattctctcaatcagcttcatgaggtcgtcacctggaatgcatttcaattaacagggttgcctttcttttttttttacctttatttaactaggcaagtcagttaaaaacaaattcttattttcaatgatggcctaggaacagtgggttaactgcctgttcagggacaaaacgacagatttgtaccttgtcagcaaccttccggttactagtccaatgctctaactactaggctagaggaattcttaatgtgtttgagccaatcagttgtgttgcgacaaggtagaggtggtatacagaagatagccctatttggtaaaataccaagtccatattatgccatgaacagctcaaataagcaaagagaaatgacagtccatcattactttaagacaagaaggtcagtcaatgcataacatgtcaagaactttgaacgtttcttcaagtgcagtcgcaaaaaccatcaagcactatgatgaaactggctctcatttggaccaccacaggaaaggaagacccagagttacctctgctgcagaggatacgttcattagagttaactgcacctcagattgcagcccgaATAAGTGCTTCCGAGAGTTCAAGTAACCGACACACctcaacatgaactgttcagaggagacaacatgaatcaggccttcatggtcgaattgctgcaaagaaaccactactaaaggacaccaatatgaagaagagacttgcttgggccaagaaacacaagcaatggacaataAACCAGTGGAAATctctcctttggtctgatgagtccaaattgtagatttttggttccaaccgccctgtctttgtgagacgcagagtatgttatatctttatgtttgaagcctgaaatactttcgcaaggcactgtactttcgcaaggcactgtaatagcATAGAATAGATGATGGGCCATCTCCACGTATTTAATCATAACTCTGTCTGTTTGCATCATCCTGGGCTTGGGTTGATTAAACCTTGGTTTCCGGGATAATTTATATGTGACCACCTGTGTGCCTCACCTGTATAAAGTGTATAATTTGTATAAAGTGTAtaatctgtatacagtgtataATCTGTATAAAGTGTATAATCTGTATAAAGTGTAtaatctgtatacagtgtataATCTGTATAAAGTGTATAATCTGTATAAAGTGTAtaatctgtatacagtgtataATCTGTATAAAGTGTATAATCTGTATAAAGTGTAtaatctg is a window from the Oncorhynchus keta strain PuntledgeMale-10-30-2019 chromosome 35, Oket_V2, whole genome shotgun sequence genome containing:
- the dnal1 gene encoding dynein axonemal light chain 1 isoform X2 translates to MDASLSTLINCEKLSLSTNCIEKIANLNGLKNLRILSLGRNNIKNLNGLEAVGDTLEELWISYNLIEKLKGIHVMKKLKVLYMSNNLVKEWAEFVKLADLPSLVDMVFVGNPLEEKYSAEGNWLEEATKRLPKLKKLDGNPVIKADDDDEGDS
- the dnal1 gene encoding dynein axonemal light chain 1 isoform X1, with translation MAKPTTIKEALVKWEEKAGEKVGEAKAVKLYGQIPPIEKMDASLSTLINCEKLSLSTNCIEKIANLNGLKNLRILSLGRNNIKNLNGLEAVGDTLEELWISYNLIEKLKGIHVMKKLKVLYMSNNLVKEWAEFVKLADLPSLVDMVFVGNPLEEKYSAEGNWLEEATKRLPKLKKLDGNPVIKADDDDEGDS